The window CGAAGCGACCCGGCGCCGCGCCGCGCGGCGCGCCGGGCGCAAGCGACGAGCCGAAGGCGAACGGCGGTGAAATGAACGACGGCGCGACGACGCTTCTTATCTCTGCCCGCGCAGATCTGAACGGATATGACGGCCCTCGGGCCGCGAACGGGCCGCGGCGGCCTGACGACGGCGGCCCCGGCGCCGCGGTCGTCACCAAGACGCGGCCGAAGACCAAGCGGCCGAGCCTTTATCGCGTGCTGATTTTGAACGACGACTACACCCCGATGGAGTTCGTCGTTCATGTGCTGGAGCAGTTCTTTTCGAAAGACCGTGAAGCGGCGACGCGCATTATGTTGCACGTCCATAATCACGGCGCGGGGGAGTGCGGCGTCTACACCTATGAGGTGGCCGAAACCAAAGTGACGCAGGTGATGGATTTTG is drawn from Methylopila sp. 73B and contains these coding sequences:
- the clpS gene encoding ATP-dependent Clp protease adapter ClpS; the protein is MNGYDGPRAANGPRRPDDGGPGAAVVTKTRPKTKRPSLYRVLILNDDYTPMEFVVHVLEQFFSKDREAATRIMLHVHNHGAGECGVYTYEVAETKVTQVMDFARKHQHPLQCVMEKK